The following are encoded together in the Argopecten irradians isolate NY chromosome 5, Ai_NY, whole genome shotgun sequence genome:
- the LOC138323130 gene encoding trypsin-1-like: protein MSVKLLSFVFLTAVVRQVKSTSCGKPYVQPHEVRIVGGRPAIEGSLPWMAMLVELGDQVCGGSIIADNLILSAAHCFEDPGSLDPSRWEVRVGAYRISSHTRYESVHHVHKIIMHESYNTNTVENDVAIMVLSQRIQYNNGVMPICLPTNSIHVTEGLHCLSAGWGETRGTGSDDVLNQVFVPVLSDSTCQHNDWYGHDFFPATSFCAGYPQGRKDSCSGDSGGPLVYKSGPTWYQLGITSWGIDCAQPKKPGIYTDVAKYMPWIHHQATLWQAHIITSNG from the exons ATGTCAGTCAAACTACTGTCCTTCGTCTTCCTGACAGCTGTAGTCCGTCAAG TTAAGAGCACGTCATGCGGGAAACCTTATGTCCAGCCACACGAAGTCAGAATCGTAGGAGGCCGACCCGCCATAGAGGGATCCCTGCCATGGATG GCCATGTTGGTGGAGCTTGGCGACCAGGTGTGTGGCGGCAGTATTATAGCAGACAACCTCATCCTCAGCGCCGCCCACTGTTTTGAAGA TCCCGGTAGTTTGGACCCCTCCCGTTGGGAAGTACGTGTTGGAGCCTACCGTATCAGCTCCCATACGAGATACGAAAGTGTTCATCATGTCCATAAGATTATCATGCATGAGTCTTATAACACCAATACTGTAGAAAATGATGTCGCCATCATGGTTTTATCTCAGAGAATTCAATATAATAACGGGGTAATGCCAATATGTCTGCCAACAAACTCAATCCATGTTACAGAAGGACTACACTGTCTGTCGGCCGGCTGGGGGGAAACGCGGG GAACCGGTTCTGATGATGTGCTGAATCAAGTGTTCGTCCCGGTGTTGAGTGACAGTACGTGTCAACACAATGATTGGTACGGTCACGATTTCTTCCCTGCCACCAGCTTCTGTGCAGGCTACCCACAGGGACGGAAGGATAGCTGCTCG GGTGACAGTGGTGGACCTCTCGTTTATAAGTCTGGTCCAACATGGTACCAACTAG GTATCACCAGCTGGGGAATCGATTGCGCCCAACCTAAAAAACCAGGGATTTATACTGATGTCGCCAAATATATGCCATGGATACACCATCAGGCAACCTTATGGCAAGCACATATTATCACCAGTAATGgctaa